The Vibrio agarivorans genome window below encodes:
- the rlmB gene encoding 23S rRNA (guanosine(2251)-2'-O)-methyltransferase RlmB, protein MSNEFIYGIHAVKAVLEREPERFIEAFVLKGRQDDRLMPILNELQVCGVSIQQMTRKTLDDKARGANHQGIMARVKPAKQLNENDLDAIVASQEQPLLLILDGVTDPHNLGACLRNADAAGVAAVIVPKDKSAPMTATVSKVACGAAEAVPLVRVTNLARTMRALQEQGVWIAGTAGEATHDIYQAKLTGPLAIVMGAEGDGMRRLTRETCDDLIKIPMAGSVSSLNVSVASGICLFEAVRQRAL, encoded by the coding sequence ATGAGCAACGAATTTATTTATGGTATCCACGCAGTAAAAGCAGTACTTGAGCGTGAGCCAGAGCGTTTTATTGAAGCGTTCGTCCTTAAAGGGCGTCAAGACGATCGTTTGATGCCGATTCTTAACGAACTGCAGGTGTGTGGTGTGTCTATCCAACAAATGACACGCAAAACACTGGATGACAAAGCCCGCGGAGCAAACCACCAAGGGATTATGGCCCGTGTTAAGCCTGCGAAACAGCTAAATGAAAACGACCTCGATGCTATCGTAGCGAGTCAAGAGCAGCCGCTCCTGCTCATTCTTGACGGAGTCACTGATCCGCATAACTTGGGTGCATGTCTGCGTAATGCCGATGCAGCAGGCGTGGCAGCAGTCATCGTGCCAAAAGACAAGTCAGCGCCAATGACCGCAACGGTTAGTAAAGTAGCGTGTGGCGCAGCAGAAGCCGTACCACTAGTTCGTGTGACTAACTTGGCTCGTACAATGCGTGCATTGCAAGAGCAAGGTGTCTGGATCGCAGGTACAGCGGGTGAAGCAACACACGACATCTATCAAGCGAAACTGACGGGTCCACTTGCAATTGTCATGGGCGCTGAAGGTGATGGTATGCGTCGACTGACTCGTGAAACCTGTGATGACCTAATCAAGATTCCAATGGCAGGCAGCGTTTCCAGCCTAAACGTCTCTGTCGCATCGGGTATCTGTCTGTTTGAAGCGGTTCGTCAGCGCGCACTGTAA
- the rnr gene encoding ribonuclease R — protein MSDNNNHQDPFADRESQNYENPVPSREFILEFLERAGVPMNRNDLFDALELNGEEQYEGLRRRLRAMERDGQLVFTRRQCYALPDKLEMVKGYVIGHKDGHGWVRPEGSVGKDNDVVLPHHQMKNLIHGDFVLVQPTDNSKRGRREGRLVRVLEERNTQIVGRFFLEYGYSYVVPDDSRISQDILIPNEHKAGARMGNVVVIEITDRGTRSRGMTGKVVEVLGENMAPGMETQIAIRTHQIPHEWPQEVDKQISGLGEEVPEEAKVGRVDLRELPLVTIDGEDARDFDDAVYCEAKKSGGWRLWVAIADVSYYVRPDTALDKEAVERGNSVYFPSQVVPMLPEVLSNGLCSLNPQVDRLCMVCEMTISSTGKLSGYKHYEAVMNSHARLTYNKVNAILEGDEELGARYEPLIPHLQELHKMYKVLKQARDNRGAIEFETIETKFIFNAERKIDRIEPVIRNDAHKIIEECMILANIASASLVEKAKEPALYRIHESPGELKLQGFRDFLGELGLELKGGLEPSPTDYAELVHKISERQDKELIQTMLLRSLKQAVYNADNAGHFGLALKRYAHFTSPIRRYPDLLLHRAIKYLIAKQAGTNKDRWTPTGGFHYSFDDMDVFGKQCSMTERRADDATREVADWLKCEYMQDHVGEELEGVIANVTSFGFFVRLTDLHIDGLVHISNLANDYYQYDPIGQRLIGESFGLIYRLGDAVKVKVLSVNLNDKQIDFELVETSRKLRGKGKTAKKRAADAQKKAKAKKRASTKAGSRTKAVPLIEPTVRPDGSKANESKGRADKAKKKSKGKKVRQKKTGSPNVKSRGQK, from the coding sequence ATGTCTGATAATAATAACCATCAAGACCCTTTTGCTGATCGTGAATCACAGAATTATGAAAACCCTGTTCCAAGTCGAGAGTTCATTCTAGAGTTTCTCGAGCGAGCGGGTGTCCCAATGAACCGTAATGATCTGTTTGATGCACTTGAACTCAACGGCGAAGAGCAGTACGAAGGTCTGCGTCGTCGACTACGAGCAATGGAGCGCGATGGACAACTGGTGTTTACAAGACGCCAGTGTTACGCACTGCCCGACAAACTAGAAATGGTTAAAGGGTATGTGATTGGTCACAAAGATGGTCATGGCTGGGTAAGACCAGAGGGGAGCGTTGGCAAAGATAACGATGTTGTTTTGCCACACCATCAAATGAAAAACCTAATTCACGGTGACTTTGTCTTGGTGCAACCGACGGACAACAGTAAACGCGGTCGCCGTGAAGGTCGTCTTGTGCGCGTGTTGGAAGAGCGTAATACTCAAATTGTTGGCCGCTTCTTCCTCGAATACGGCTATTCGTATGTTGTGCCGGACGATTCTCGCATCAGCCAAGATATTCTTATCCCAAATGAGCACAAGGCAGGCGCTCGTATGGGTAACGTTGTGGTGATTGAGATCACTGACCGTGGCACACGTTCACGTGGCATGACAGGTAAAGTTGTCGAGGTGCTGGGTGAGAACATGGCACCGGGGATGGAAACACAGATAGCTATCCGCACTCACCAAATTCCTCACGAATGGCCACAAGAAGTCGACAAGCAGATCTCAGGTTTGGGTGAAGAAGTGCCAGAAGAGGCCAAAGTGGGACGTGTCGACCTGCGAGAGCTGCCGCTGGTAACGATTGATGGTGAAGATGCCCGAGATTTTGATGATGCCGTCTACTGTGAAGCGAAGAAAAGCGGCGGTTGGCGCCTGTGGGTAGCCATCGCGGATGTCAGTTACTATGTGCGTCCAGATACTGCATTGGACAAAGAGGCTGTTGAGCGCGGTAACTCGGTCTACTTCCCATCACAAGTTGTTCCTATGCTGCCGGAAGTGTTATCAAATGGCCTTTGCTCGCTGAACCCACAGGTGGATCGCTTGTGTATGGTGTGTGAGATGACCATTTCATCGACCGGTAAGCTTTCGGGTTACAAGCACTATGAAGCCGTGATGAATTCACATGCGCGCCTGACCTATAACAAGGTGAACGCGATACTGGAAGGAGATGAAGAGCTAGGTGCGCGCTATGAGCCATTGATTCCTCATCTTCAAGAGCTTCATAAAATGTACAAGGTTCTCAAACAGGCGCGTGATAATCGAGGCGCGATTGAATTTGAGACCATAGAAACCAAGTTTATCTTTAATGCGGAGCGTAAAATTGACCGTATTGAACCGGTTATTCGTAACGACGCTCATAAAATCATTGAAGAGTGTATGATTTTGGCCAATATCGCCTCTGCGTCTTTGGTTGAAAAGGCAAAAGAGCCTGCGTTGTACCGTATCCACGAATCACCAGGAGAACTAAAGCTACAGGGCTTTAGAGATTTTCTTGGTGAGTTAGGTTTAGAGCTCAAGGGTGGTCTTGAACCATCACCAACGGATTACGCAGAACTCGTTCATAAAATTAGCGAGCGCCAGGATAAAGAGCTTATCCAAACCATGTTGCTGCGCTCATTGAAGCAAGCAGTATACAACGCTGATAATGCAGGCCACTTTGGTCTTGCGCTTAAACGTTATGCGCACTTTACTTCGCCGATTCGTCGTTACCCAGATCTATTGCTCCATCGTGCGATTAAATACTTAATCGCCAAGCAAGCGGGTACCAATAAAGATCGCTGGACACCGACGGGGGGCTTCCACTATTCGTTTGATGATATGGATGTCTTTGGTAAGCAATGCTCAATGACGGAACGCCGAGCAGATGATGCAACGCGTGAGGTTGCAGATTGGCTCAAGTGTGAATACATGCAAGACCATGTAGGTGAAGAACTAGAAGGCGTGATTGCCAACGTGACCAGCTTTGGTTTCTTTGTACGTCTGACGGATCTGCATATTGATGGCCTAGTGCATATTTCTAATCTTGCGAACGACTATTACCAGTACGACCCGATTGGTCAGCGCTTAATCGGTGAGAGCTTTGGCTTGATATATCGCTTGGGTGATGCAGTCAAAGTTAAGGTGCTATCGGTAAACCTAAACGATAAGCAAATTGACTTTGAATTAGTAGAGACAAGTCGTAAGCTACGCGGCAAAGGAAAAACAGCTAAGAAACGTGCGGCGGATGCGCAAAAGAAAGCAAAAGCGAAAAAGCGTGCATCGACCAAGGCCGGTTCTCGCACAAAAGCTGTTCCTTTAATCGAACCGACGGTAAGACCTGATGGCTCGAAAGCGAATGAAAGCAAAGGACGAGCAGATAAAGCGAAGAAGAAAAGTAAGGGCAAGAAGGTGCGCCAAAAGAAAACGGGCAGCCCTAACGTAAAAAGCCGTGGTCAAAAATAG
- the nsrR gene encoding nitric oxide-sensing transcriptional repressor NsrR, whose amino-acid sequence MHLTSFTDYSLRTLIYLASLPQGELTNITHVTELFGVSRNHMVKVINRLGQLEYIETVRGKNGGIRLLKPAHEIKVGQVVRDIEPMTLVNCSSEFCHITPACRLKDKLNQAKLAFLAELDDCSIQSLISDNAELVTLLKL is encoded by the coding sequence ATGCATTTAACCAGTTTTACAGACTACTCACTGCGCACATTGATTTATCTAGCGTCTCTACCACAGGGTGAATTGACCAATATCACTCATGTGACGGAGCTATTTGGTGTGTCTCGAAATCATATGGTCAAAGTGATTAACCGTCTTGGTCAATTAGAGTATATCGAAACCGTACGTGGTAAGAATGGCGGTATTCGCCTATTAAAACCTGCGCATGAAATCAAAGTAGGGCAGGTAGTTAGAGATATTGAACCGATGACACTGGTCAATTGCTCGAGTGAGTTTTGTCATATCACCCCTGCTTGTCGTCTCAAAGACAAGCTTAACCAAGCAAAGCTTGCTTTTCTTGCTGAGCTCGATGACTGCTCTATACAGTCTCTCATTTCTGATAATGCAGAGCTTGTGACACTGCTTAAATTGTAA
- the hmpA gene encoding NO-inducible flavohemoprotein → MLSNNTIEIVKSTAPLLAQTGPKLTAHFYERMFRHHPELKDTFNMSHQRQDEASSGAQREALFNAVCAYANNIDNLEVLLPAVEKIAQKHTSFLITAEQYAIVGQHLLATIDELFSPGQEVLDAWGEAYGLLADIFIQREEQIYQQNESLSGGWRGQREFELVEKRVESEFITSFMFKPTDGGTVAAHKPGQYIGIYINSELLENQEIRQYSLSSAAQTDQYRISVKREGDGKVSNYLHEHLNLGDRVMLAPPAGDFFLDVEPETPVVLISAGVGQTPMLSMLESLEQHTAPITWLHAAENSQQHAFKQHIETLTKSRSNLDSYVWYNQPLASDEKEKDYAFTGLIDLNVMKQALQQPNVQVYFCGPVGFMQHVAKQLTSLGVSQDQFHYECFGPHKVV, encoded by the coding sequence ATGCTTAGCAACAATACCATTGAGATCGTCAAGTCGACCGCCCCTCTTCTCGCTCAAACAGGTCCAAAACTCACTGCTCATTTCTATGAACGTATGTTCCGTCATCACCCGGAGCTCAAAGACACCTTTAATATGAGCCATCAGCGTCAAGATGAAGCCAGTTCAGGCGCGCAACGCGAAGCGCTATTCAATGCTGTCTGTGCCTACGCTAACAACATCGATAATCTGGAAGTACTTCTGCCCGCGGTTGAAAAAATCGCGCAGAAGCACACAAGCTTTCTGATTACTGCCGAACAATACGCCATTGTAGGTCAGCATCTGTTGGCCACTATTGATGAGTTATTTTCTCCCGGTCAAGAGGTCTTGGATGCGTGGGGAGAAGCTTATGGCCTACTCGCTGACATCTTTATTCAACGCGAAGAGCAAATTTATCAGCAAAATGAATCTCTCTCGGGAGGTTGGCGTGGACAACGTGAGTTTGAATTAGTGGAAAAGCGCGTTGAGAGCGAATTTATCACCAGCTTCATGTTTAAGCCGACCGACGGCGGCACTGTCGCTGCTCACAAGCCAGGCCAATATATTGGTATTTATATCAACTCAGAGTTACTTGAGAACCAAGAGATCCGTCAATACAGCCTCTCCTCTGCTGCGCAAACAGACCAATACCGCATCTCAGTAAAACGCGAGGGGGATGGCAAGGTCTCTAACTATCTGCATGAGCACCTTAACCTAGGTGATCGCGTTATGTTGGCCCCACCAGCAGGGGACTTTTTCTTGGATGTTGAGCCCGAAACCCCGGTGGTGCTCATTTCTGCTGGTGTTGGTCAAACTCCCATGCTATCGATGCTCGAAAGCCTTGAACAGCATACTGCACCTATCACTTGGCTGCACGCAGCAGAGAATAGCCAGCAACATGCCTTTAAGCAGCATATTGAAACGCTAACCAAAAGTCGCAGCAACCTCGACAGTTACGTTTGGTACAACCAACCACTCGCCAGCGATGAAAAAGAGAAAGATTATGCCTTCACTGGCCTTATTGATCTGAATGTCATGAAACAAGCGCTGCAGCAGCCGAATGTGCAGGTGTATTTCTGTGGCCCTGTTGGCTTCATGCAGCATGTAGCAAAACAACTGACTTCGCTTGGTGTCAGCCAAGACCAATTCCATTATGAGTGCTTCGGACCACATAAGGTGGTTTAA
- the motX gene encoding flagellar protein MotX: protein MKLRAVAASLILAFNSQWAFANGSDIGEPVPIYSEAELIKLIEQNKHLERVKADNCQLVEDIVARATRINLPSYEFLYGDMLAWGVCVDQDVELGLYYMENAAHQGLPTALEQLGRYYSRGTLVQQDRERAIPYLREAASMGNLNARIQLAELLLRDFGSPLDYEDAYRWLYNSVTADQRTHRRISMLRQGLEQRMPENIIARAKMRETRW, encoded by the coding sequence ATGAAGCTTCGAGCCGTAGCCGCTTCTCTAATATTGGCTTTCAACAGTCAGTGGGCTTTCGCGAATGGCAGTGACATTGGCGAGCCAGTGCCGATATATAGTGAAGCAGAGCTGATCAAACTGATCGAACAAAATAAGCACCTTGAACGTGTCAAAGCCGATAACTGCCAGTTGGTGGAAGATATCGTGGCACGAGCAACGCGTATCAACTTGCCATCCTATGAGTTTCTCTATGGTGATATGTTAGCGTGGGGAGTGTGTGTTGACCAAGATGTCGAGCTGGGTCTCTACTACATGGAAAATGCGGCTCATCAAGGCCTGCCAACCGCACTAGAGCAGTTGGGACGATATTATTCGCGTGGTACTTTGGTACAGCAAGATCGAGAGCGCGCAATTCCTTACTTGCGAGAAGCGGCTTCGATGGGCAATCTCAATGCCAGAATTCAACTCGCTGAGTTACTTTTGCGTGACTTCGGCAGCCCACTCGATTACGAAGATGCCTATCGTTGGCTCTATAACTCTGTTACTGCGGATCAGCGTACTCACCGTCGCATCTCTATGCTAAGACAGGGTCTTGAGCAGCGTATGCCTGAGAACATCATTGCCAGAGCAAAGATGCGCGAAACGCGTTGGTAG
- a CDS encoding adenylosuccinate synthase, giving the protein MGNNVVVLGTQWGDEGKGKIVDLLTEDAKYVVRYQGGHNAGHTLVIDGEKTVLHLIPSGILRDNVKCVIGNGVVLSPEALLKEMKPLEERGIPVRERLFISEACPLILPYHVAMDQAREIARGKKAIGTTGRGIGPAYEDKVARRGLRVGDLFDMEAFAEKLKEVMEFHNFQLVNFYKAEPVSYEEVLEQAKGFAELLTSMVIDVTDELDAARKRGDKIMFEGAQGTLLDIDHGTYPYVTSSNTTAGGVAAGSGFGPRHIGYILGITKAYCTRVGSGPFPTELYDGLDKQDPVGKHLGDVGHEFGATTGRLRRTGWFDAVAMRRAIQINSISGFCLTKLDVLDGLEELKICTGYKMKDGSILEVSPMAAESFEEATPIYETMPGWSETTFGAKTIDALPQAALDYVKRIEELTGVPVDIISTGPDRNETIIKVHPFNS; this is encoded by the coding sequence ATGGGAAATAACGTAGTCGTTCTAGGCACCCAATGGGGTGACGAAGGTAAAGGTAAAATCGTTGACCTTTTAACTGAAGATGCAAAATACGTGGTTCGCTACCAAGGCGGTCACAATGCAGGTCACACTCTTGTCATTGACGGTGAAAAAACCGTTCTTCACTTGATTCCATCAGGTATTCTTCGCGATAACGTTAAGTGCGTTATCGGTAATGGTGTAGTGCTTTCTCCAGAAGCTCTACTAAAAGAAATGAAACCTCTTGAAGAGCGCGGTATTCCAGTACGCGAGCGTCTTTTCATTTCTGAAGCATGTCCTCTAATTCTTCCTTACCACGTTGCGATGGACCAAGCTCGCGAAATCGCTCGCGGTAAAAAAGCTATTGGTACAACAGGTCGTGGTATCGGTCCAGCTTACGAAGATAAAGTTGCTCGTCGCGGTCTGCGCGTTGGCGATCTTTTCGACATGGAAGCTTTTGCAGAAAAACTAAAAGAAGTGATGGAATTCCACAACTTCCAACTAGTGAACTTCTACAAAGCTGAGCCAGTAAGCTACGAAGAAGTACTTGAGCAAGCTAAAGGCTTCGCTGAGCTACTGACTTCTATGGTTATCGACGTTACTGACGAACTAGACGCAGCACGTAAGCGCGGCGACAAGATCATGTTCGAAGGTGCGCAAGGTACGCTTCTAGATATCGACCACGGTACATACCCGTACGTAACTTCTTCTAACACGACAGCTGGTGGTGTTGCTGCAGGTTCTGGTTTTGGTCCTCGTCATATCGGTTACATCCTTGGTATCACTAAGGCATACTGTACTCGTGTTGGTTCAGGTCCATTCCCAACAGAGTTGTACGATGGTCTAGATAAGCAAGACCCTGTAGGTAAACACCTAGGTGATGTTGGCCACGAGTTTGGCGCAACAACAGGTCGTCTTCGCCGTACTGGTTGGTTCGATGCAGTGGCGATGCGCCGTGCAATTCAAATCAACTCTATCTCTGGTTTCTGTCTAACTAAACTAGACGTTCTAGATGGTCTAGAAGAGCTAAAAATCTGTACTGGTTACAAGATGAAAGATGGCTCTATCCTAGAAGTTTCTCCAATGGCTGCAGAGTCATTTGAAGAAGCAACACCAATCTACGAAACAATGCCAGGCTGGTCTGAGACGACGTTCGGTGCTAAGACTATCGACGCACTGCCACAAGCGGCTCTAGACTACGTTAAGCGTATTGAAGAACTGACAGGTGTTCCAGTTGATATTATCTCTACAGGTCCTGACCGTAACGAGACAATCATCAAAGTACACCCATTCAACTCTTAA
- a CDS encoding isoaspartyl peptidase/L-asparaginase family protein → MPFSIAIHGGAGTILREQMTPELQHAIEADLEKSVRCGFEILRSGGLAIDAVTAAVKVLEDSPHFNAGRGSVLTNQEMVEMDASIMDGHGKKAGAVAGVRHIRHPIELAKAVMQDSEHVFLIGEGAESFAFERDFPYTEQDYFYTDRRYEQLLSMKEKGLFALSESSYPDDKKYGTVGAVALDSNGNLAAATSTGGITNKKYGRVGDSAVIGAGTWAENGVVAVSTTGMGEHFLQENVAADVAARVHYLQETIERAAEHIIQGELKARGGEGGLIAMDKCGNAHFAMNSSGMYRAMINTQGECKIKIYADQD, encoded by the coding sequence ATGCCTTTCTCAATTGCAATCCATGGTGGTGCAGGGACGATTCTTCGTGAGCAGATGACGCCAGAGTTGCAACACGCAATTGAAGCTGATCTTGAAAAGTCTGTGCGTTGCGGCTTTGAGATACTTCGCTCTGGCGGTTTAGCTATCGATGCGGTGACTGCAGCCGTTAAAGTTCTAGAGGATAGCCCACACTTCAATGCGGGGCGTGGCTCTGTTTTAACCAATCAAGAGATGGTCGAGATGGACGCTTCCATCATGGATGGCCATGGTAAAAAAGCAGGTGCTGTTGCTGGCGTTAGGCATATCCGCCATCCCATTGAGCTGGCAAAGGCGGTGATGCAAGATAGCGAGCATGTCTTTCTTATTGGTGAAGGTGCAGAAAGCTTTGCGTTTGAGAGAGACTTTCCATATACCGAGCAAGATTACTTTTATACGGATCGTCGATATGAACAGTTGCTGAGTATGAAAGAGAAAGGGCTGTTTGCGCTTTCAGAGTCGAGCTACCCGGATGACAAGAAATACGGCACTGTTGGCGCTGTTGCGCTTGATAGCAATGGCAACTTAGCGGCTGCGACCAGCACAGGCGGCATTACCAATAAAAAATACGGTCGAGTCGGTGATTCAGCGGTAATTGGCGCGGGAACTTGGGCTGAAAATGGTGTTGTTGCGGTGTCGACCACAGGAATGGGTGAGCATTTCTTACAAGAGAATGTCGCTGCTGATGTCGCGGCGCGCGTGCACTATTTGCAAGAGACCATCGAGCGCGCAGCGGAGCATATTATCCAAGGCGAGTTAAAAGCTCGTGGTGGAGAAGGGGGGCTGATTGCAATGGATAAGTGTGGAAATGCACACTTTGCGATGAACAGTTCGGGTATGTATCGCGCCATGATCAATACGCAGGGTGAGTGCAAGATTAAGATCTATGCAGATCAAGATTAA
- the slyD gene encoding peptidylprolyl isomerase: MNIEKNVVVSLAYQVKTEDGVVVDQSTVDAPLDYLHGHNNLITGLEKELDGKVAGDKFSATVAPEDAYGEHNDGLVQRVPANVFQGVDQIEVGMRFLADTDQGPIPVEVTEVDGDEVVVDGNHMLAGQTLTFDVEVVATRAATEEEIAHGHIHKEGGCCGGHGHDHEDDHECCGGKGDCGNGDDCCGGH; encoded by the coding sequence ATGAATATTGAAAAGAACGTTGTAGTTAGCCTAGCTTATCAAGTGAAAACAGAAGATGGTGTTGTTGTTGATCAATCAACAGTTGATGCTCCTCTTGATTACCTGCACGGTCACAACAACCTAATCACAGGTCTTGAGAAAGAGCTTGATGGCAAAGTCGCAGGCGATAAGTTCTCTGCAACCGTTGCACCAGAAGATGCTTACGGTGAGCACAACGATGGTCTAGTACAGCGCGTTCCTGCAAACGTATTCCAAGGTGTGGATCAAATTGAAGTGGGTATGCGTTTCCTTGCTGACACTGATCAAGGTCCAATTCCTGTAGAAGTAACAGAAGTAGATGGCGACGAAGTTGTGGTTGATGGTAACCATATGCTTGCAGGTCAGACGCTGACTTTTGACGTAGAAGTTGTAGCCACTCGTGCGGCAACAGAAGAAGAGATCGCTCACGGTCACATCCACAAAGAAGGTGGTTGCTGTGGTGGTCACGGCCATGATCACGAAGACGATCATGAGTGCTGTGGCGGCAAAGGCGATTGCGGTAATGGTGATGACTGCTGCGGCGGCCACTAA
- a CDS encoding YheV family putative zinc ribbon protein, with amino-acid sequence MKKRFIAGAACPECKTTDTLRWWIDNNIEWVECVECLHTQQRKPKSLEQSTQPEQQMIGIFKPD; translated from the coding sequence ATGAAAAAAAGATTTATTGCTGGCGCAGCCTGCCCAGAGTGCAAAACGACCGACACCTTGCGTTGGTGGATCGACAATAATATTGAGTGGGTAGAGTGTGTTGAGTGTCTGCATACCCAGCAACGTAAACCCAAATCACTTGAGCAAAGCACGCAACCTGAACAACAAATGATCGGTATTTTTAAGCCGGATTGA
- the kefB gene encoding glutathione-regulated potassium-efflux system protein KefB → MALESEFLTSSVVFLSAAVVMVPLAQRLGLGSVLGYLLAGVMIGPWGLGLVSDVDAILHFSEFGVVLLLFLIGLELNPKKLWQMRGPIVGLGGAQVGVTTAVIALIGLASGLSWQTSLAIGMGLALSSTAIALRVIEEQELTAKEAGQSGFAVLLFQDIAVIPMLALLPLLAGNTSGDWRDGLWILASVLALIVGGHFLLRPLFRYVVLSGVKELFTVAALLVVVGIALTMQKLGLSMALGTFLAGVLLAESEYRHELEIAIDPFKGLLLGLFFIAVGMAVNLGLLFEMPLQVLFAVAVLVCAKALIIYWLARLSGVSSKARSKMAVILSQGGEFAFVIFTAASVQGLLNADLMAFLLLVVSISMVTTPLALMAQSYWYARRLNASHEDEEVQGVVNKQPRVIIAGFGRFGQVVGRLMYANKIKITVLESDASQIQLLRRFGYKVFYGDATQLDLLRAAGAETAEAMIVCTDSPDEILQVVELCKHHFPNLKIMARARSRVEAYQLLNAGVTGYSRETFHSALDLGRQTLIELGMHPYQAKRAEAHFRKLDNAMLKELLPQHNDEQQLALRAKEARKELEEIFGREMDDDKHSRHYWKSEE, encoded by the coding sequence ATGGCGCTTGAGAGTGAGTTTTTAACCAGTAGTGTGGTCTTTCTGTCGGCTGCGGTGGTTATGGTGCCATTGGCCCAGCGTCTTGGTCTGGGCTCGGTGCTTGGCTATCTGCTGGCGGGGGTAATGATTGGCCCTTGGGGGCTTGGGTTGGTCAGTGATGTCGACGCGATTTTACACTTCTCCGAATTTGGTGTAGTTCTGCTGCTGTTTTTGATAGGCCTTGAGCTTAATCCCAAGAAGTTATGGCAGATGCGTGGTCCTATCGTTGGATTAGGCGGAGCGCAAGTTGGTGTGACGACAGCAGTCATCGCGTTGATTGGTTTAGCATCTGGACTGTCTTGGCAAACGAGCTTGGCCATTGGCATGGGGTTGGCACTGTCTTCAACCGCCATCGCGCTGCGCGTGATAGAAGAGCAAGAGCTGACAGCAAAAGAGGCGGGGCAGTCAGGCTTTGCGGTACTGTTATTCCAAGACATCGCAGTGATCCCGATGTTGGCTCTGTTGCCCCTCTTGGCGGGGAACACCTCCGGTGACTGGCGTGATGGCTTATGGATACTGGCGAGTGTGCTGGCACTTATTGTTGGTGGTCACTTTTTACTGCGCCCCCTGTTTCGTTATGTTGTTCTAAGTGGAGTCAAAGAGTTATTTACCGTTGCTGCACTTTTGGTGGTGGTAGGCATCGCGTTGACGATGCAAAAACTGGGGCTTTCGATGGCTCTCGGCACTTTCTTAGCTGGGGTTCTACTAGCAGAAAGTGAATATCGTCATGAGTTGGAGATAGCGATAGACCCATTCAAAGGTCTGCTACTTGGGTTGTTTTTTATCGCCGTCGGTATGGCGGTCAATCTCGGACTACTTTTCGAGATGCCATTACAAGTCTTGTTTGCCGTTGCTGTGTTGGTTTGTGCTAAGGCTCTGATTATTTATTGGTTGGCGCGTCTATCCGGTGTCAGCTCAAAGGCTCGCAGTAAAATGGCGGTGATCCTGAGCCAAGGCGGTGAGTTTGCGTTTGTTATTTTCACAGCAGCAAGCGTGCAAGGACTATTGAATGCCGACTTGATGGCATTTTTGCTGCTGGTGGTGAGTATCTCAATGGTAACAACCCCCTTGGCACTAATGGCTCAAAGCTATTGGTATGCGCGTCGATTGAATGCGAGTCATGAAGACGAGGAAGTCCAAGGCGTTGTTAACAAGCAGCCGCGTGTCATCATTGCAGGTTTTGGTCGCTTTGGCCAAGTCGTCGGACGATTGATGTATGCCAACAAAATTAAGATTACCGTACTAGAAAGTGATGCTAGCCAAATTCAACTGCTGCGCCGGTTTGGGTATAAGGTGTTTTATGGAGACGCCACTCAGCTTGATTTGCTACGCGCCGCTGGAGCTGAAACCGCTGAAGCCATGATTGTCTGTACGGACTCGCCTGACGAAATTTTACAGGTAGTGGAGCTGTGTAAACATCACTTCCCTAATCTAAAAATAATGGCACGCGCTCGCAGTCGAGTTGAGGCCTATCAATTGCTGAATGCGGGCGTGACAGGTTATTCACGAGAGACCTTTCATAGTGCGCTGGATTTAGGTCGACAAACCTTAATTGAACTGGGCATGCACCCATATCAGGCAAAGCGTGCCGAGGCTCACTTTAGAAAACTTGATAATGCAATGCTGAAAGAGCTTTTACCTCAGCACAATGATGAACAGCAACTTGCGCTAAGAGCCAAGGAAGCACGTAAGGAACTGGAAGAGATCTTTGGTCGTGAGATGGATGATGATAAGCACTCGCGCCACTATTGGAAAAGTGAAGAGTAG